Part of the Dreissena polymorpha isolate Duluth1 chromosome 12, UMN_Dpol_1.0, whole genome shotgun sequence genome, acctttttaattttgttatttagaTATTCAAGTTCAAGTATGTCTTTGTAATTAAACCAGCTAACTGACTATATAAGTACATCAACATTATACATTCATCAAAGTGGAAGATTAGTCAAGCACGCTGTCTTGGGGAagcttttttagctcatctatttaaaaaaaaaagaagagctATTGTAATCACCTTGGCATcagcgtcagcgtccggttaagttttgtgtttaggtcaacttttctcataaagtatcaaagctattgcattcaaacttggtacacttacttactatcatgaggggactgggcaggcaaagtaagttaactctggctggcattttgacagaattatgtgccctttttatactaagaaaattgacaatttggtttaagttttgtgtttaggtccactttgagttttgtgtttaggtccactttattcctaaagtatgaaagctattgctttcatacttgcaacacttactaactatcataaggggactgtgcattcaaagttatgtaactctgactggcattttgacagaattatacttagaaaattgattttttttttaagttttgtgttttggtccactttactcctaaagtatcattgctattgctttcagacttggaacactcactaactatcataaggggactgtacaggacaagttgcataactctgattggcattttgacagaattatggcccttttttgacttagtagcttttaatatttggttaaattttgtgtttagatccactttacttctaaagtatcaaggctattgctttcaaacttcaaatactttcatactatcatgagggtactgtacctggcaagttgaatttgaccttgacctttgaatgaccttgactcagtctctcaaggtcaaattattaaattttgataaaatttaaaattgccataacttctttatttatgatcagatttgattgatactcagacaaaacaacacttacctgacataccacaaaaactccacccaaaccatgccctacgccccaccccagaatcccccccccccccccaaaaaaaaaagaatattttgttttcctttttattttatttttgaaagatcatctaataaatgaccaaaccctcacactataacccccctctcccccccccactgccccccccccacaatttttttttttaaacatggtttacaaaacacaaatatttatttttattatttcatttttgaaagaccgtccaaagaatcccccccccataatttttgtgtgtgcattttttttcttattttttggaagataatgtaataaatgaccccccctccccaccctcccccacacacacacactatccacccctctccactccacccctccctcctttttgattgaagtattgagttAGGTCCattcaccttttaaaagaaaaatagatgagcggtctgcacctgctaGGTGTTGCGcttgttttacattattattttgccAATCTGTGAACAAATTTTGTTCAATATCGTTACCAACAATTGCAAAACAAAGAAGACACTAAACACAACCACACGcaattaaatgcaataaaaaacaatcataacttcaatttcatgtttgtttaaaactaTCGATGTGGAACTTTCTTCTGGTTTATAGACAAGTTTTTTGCTACAATCTACTTGTCCATTGCAACTTTAATTTCGCCAAACAACATACGTActtaataaatgtttgtttttcaagTACAATTTTTGAGAGCACATAGTTGCCAACTTATTTGTTGTACTTTTTTAAGCAGTTCTTAAACTCtgatgttaaataattatataccacTAAAGAGTGgaatataaattacaaaatatctTAGGTGATAACATATGTTGTGCAAACTTGCATGCGGCATCTGATAACACTGTATGCAGTGAGTTATTTACCACAAATAGAACGACAGTTGTAATTGATATGTTATACATGTTTGTTAATGTATATTACAGATAACAATGTGAGCCTTCAAAACCAGGTAGAAAATATGAAGTGCCCTAAATGTGGGATAGAAGGGGACGGGAAGTTCTGCCAGGAATGTGGGACAAAACTTGTTGTAAAAGCAAAGGTGGTACTGTGCCCTGGAAAAGATGATGACGGTATTCCATGCAATGCTGAAATATCATCTGATCAGAAATTTTGTAAAAACTGTGGACATCCAGTTGATAAAGCTTGGTTTTGGACTGGGAAATGTGGAAAATGTGGAGCAGCATGTCCAGAGAGGCAGAATCTTTGTGCCTCATGTATAACGGCACAAATATCAGGTAATGATCACTTTCTACTTGCAGTTATTGTAATAAGTTCATATATAAGTAATATTCTTTAGTCAGTCAATAATATATATACTAGTTCTGTATTTGGTGAgtgtaataattaataatattcaatatgtcaATCCTGTTCAGAACTGTACAAGCCAAATTATTCCTCTAATAACAGCAGGTAGAAGGGGCTGTTAATTTAAGTCACTGTTTTGTTGTTCCATGTGGACAAGCCCATATCTGTAGGTTTGTCAAAACAATTGTTAAGTATTAAGTTCCCCTTGCAttgaaataacttggcacaaCTGTTCACCTATAGATAGCTTGTCATGAGCAACAACCATGTGGCTACCTTCAAGGTCAACATCGAACTTTTAAGGCCACATGTCAAAGAAATGatacataatttaattataaaaagagCTCGTCTGCTCTTTTAGTGACACATGGTTTTGAGCTAACTCTTAAATATCAGTCTATGCTTGTGTCCAGAAACTTTTTTCCTGTAACAATTTTCtctttaagattaaaacaaaacttcACATGAAGGATCACCAGTTGACTCTCTTTCATATAGGCAATGCCCATTATTTTAGGTCACAGAAGTTacaaatagattttaaaaatgaaaacttaattttttagctcaactgTTTTGGGAGAAagcccgaggtattgtcatagccagctcgtcgtccgccgtgctaaaaccttgacattttgctctaaaatcgaagtgcttccccctacaactttgaaacttcatatgtagatgcaccttgatgagttctacacgccacatccatttttgggtcactaggttaaaggtcaaggtcactgtgacctaaaaagaataaattctgacaagctttcatttattcaaaactgtacccgcagccgagcattggcacccgttatgcggtgctcttgtcttattctctgaaaccacaaaggtcaggggtttaatatttgatatattaCATTGTCTAttggtcctctactaagtttgttcaagtcatacacctggggtcaaaactggccacacccatggatcacattatttatatagaccaacataaaaaataactttaaaaatctaatCTTATTCTCTTACCACCGCAATTGCTAAaggtttgatatttggtgtgcaaCATTGTATGGTGGTCGTCTAAGAAGTTTTTACTTATCATGTCTCGCAGGTCAAAATTGGCTCCATCTGAGGTGTTACTTTGTTATTTAATGTAATGGTATATATTGAAAACTTTAATTTGTTCTATTAAATATTGcctaattaaaatattattagttCTACATTTCTCAGTTAGTGACCTTGGGCTTTAAGGcgctcttttttaaataatttttttttttttttgaacaaAATGAGACGGTGTGTAACGGATAAAAAACACGTGACtgccttcaaggtcaaggtcatgctaaGAGGTCAAATGTTAAACTAAAGCATACTAAAATGGCTTGTCTGCTGAATAGCTTTAACAtgcatttaatgattttgaaatagCATGGCACATATGTTGAACCATACACATTACCACCTTAAAATACCATCTAAAAGTACtttatgcagtgattttttttgcttttttttcttacagcctgtgccttttggattgggaaaattagcgcgataaaccatgaaattgggaaaaatagcgcgataaaccatgaaattgggaaacattataaatatgattataagaccagaattaaaattattaaagtatgtttgacagcatttttatattataaagtactaatttaatgtgttcttacaatgaagacaatgttaagttaatatccttccaaattcatattgaacttgcaataatctatatagattcttaaatataccatttaatcataacctctttaacagtaagaatttaattcagtattcttttaaattaaatatcatatggtgaaaacattaacaaatatttatttaaaaaaacgctttagtggtcttgctatgttaatgatgtattatatggagttaaaataatttatgtcatttctttacctttcaacatcttgcacttcaatgctaattgctatttcagtaaactgtaaagcgtgacaaacataataaagcagaatatgcatatgaatctgattttacacagatccactaacatataaatcatatcatgtttgtctctttccatttccgaacgatactcatcttaaatgcattaactttgtgagtaacggtagactaactccaatttcccaacactgatttccgcgTAGTCCAAATAGGAGtaatttccgtgatgcacattcactgtgaagatttgtaataaatatttgttgttttttatctcaaacgttatattttgcgttaattgacacacgcattaaattattccgtaataaccatatgatatccgttgttaatttgaatgttatttatcattttcgccgcgcatcgctcgcaaatttctcgtctgcttgccgccatcttgggcgtgtgtaaaaacaggcgtttacaatcgggatacatagactatcgtcggtatcctccgcaatatagagagagatgtggatagcaacgtaaaatcgtattcggctaaattcgagaaaaatacgtaagtcagttgttgttcggcgacgactcggcaactcgatcggcactcgttcgaaattattgctaaattacattgtaatctttttggctttattgggaaaattttgtctttttttgggaaattttaatcaaatttttgggaaaaaacatcatttttatacgcccgtataaaatacgggacgtattatgtgaaaccccttggcgggcgggcgggcggcgggcgggcggcgggcggcgggcggaaggcatcactttgtccggactctaattcaaattgtattcatccgatcttcaccaaacttggtcagcagttgcatctagttgatatctaggccaagttcgaatatgggtcatgccgggtcaaaaactaggtcatagggtcaataagtgcattttcaaaggggccactttgtccggactctatttcaaattgtattcatccgatcttcaccaaacttggtcagcagttgcatctagttgatatataggccaagttcgaatatgggtcatgccgggtcaaaaactaggtcatagggtcaattagtgcattttcaacggcgccactttgtccggactctaattcaaattgtattcatccgatcttcaccaaacttggtcagtagttgcatctagttgatatctaggtcaagtctgaatatgggtcatgctgggtcaaaaactaggtcaaagggtcaattagtgcattttactttgtccggactctaattcaaattgtataaatcttatcttcaccaaacttggtcagtagttgcatctagttgatatctaggccaagttcgaatatgggtcatgccaggtaaaaaactaggtcatagggtcaattagtccattttcaacagcgccactttgtccggactcttattcaaattgtattcatccgatctttaccaaacttggtcagtagttgcatctagttgatatctaggtcaagttcgaatatgggtcatgtcgggtcaagaactaggtcatagggtcaattagtgcattttcaacggcgccactttgtccggactctaattcaaattgtattcatccgaaacttttaaacaactttttatcctgcgtcaaagtggtatgggggtataagtcacattcagtgacaaagctctagttttttatGTCAGAGATCTAAGCATTGTAAGAACTTTATATATCTGATTAAGGTTTCTTCCTtgcaataataattatgatgaatTCAATGTTTGACACAAAAACTGCATTGGTCTGTTttcctttgaacaaaaagcaATCACtttctttttatacgcccgttttaaaaaaacaggACTTACtttagtttcaccttggcggcgggcagTCTGGTTGACAGGCTGGTGGGTGGTTGGGTGGGCGGGCggagttatcaagttgtccaaagccttaaaacgggcgtatcttgtgacagtttggcactcttgtttgcaattgggaagcagccgaatatcggctgtaatttctggcaaaaaaaatcactgttatgagtaatcaataataaaattaataacaaaattcAGCATTGATTGTCAAGGTTGTATGTCAGTGCCAAAGCAGTATGTGTGTTTgtgttggagggggggggggtattaggTATTAATCACCCTTAAAATAAGCTCATTTATTTGCATAACCTTAAGTTAAGAGCCAAGTCAttgaatattgattaaaataagcaAGACCATCATAATTATTTGCTTGTATTGGAAAGTGAGTGGTGTTATTTTCCATATTTGTTTATGGGTAcaaatttcaaaagaaaaatgtAATAACATGTACACTATCTGCTATCATTTTCATGCTTAAGTGTGTCTCTTGCAATCTCACAATATGTTATTTTTAGATGCTTGTTTACGAAACAATcgattgataaaataatatttgattaatAGTGGAAGCTGCAGGGAAGGATACTAACATACCACAAAATGAAACAAGCAAAACTGGGCATGAAATGGAAGAAACATCTACACAGAAGCCTTTTTCAGAAGAAACCGCATATCAGCCAACAAATGAAGCAATTCAGAATTCTGAGGCAATTACTCAACAGGACCCTCACCAAGAACAATCTATGGAAGTAGAGTCATCCACTGACACCATAGAGAATAACCCGTTAGTCCAATGCAAAGAAGATTTTGATTTAAGTAATATGAACCACCAAAATTCTACTGACAGAAATGCAGACGATATCCCAACACCAGCAGGGTTTGCAGACACAGTCCCTGACAACGGTAACTACTTAATATATTGATTATATACTTTTTACCCTTTCAATAAGTTTCAAATGTTTTCTTTCAGACATTTTTAAGAAGTATAAAATGTTTAACATGgctttgtttctttaaattttagTTCTTAATATCATTATGCCCAATGAATATGTATAGCCCTGATCCTCCCATGTTTAAGTGTTCAGCACAATGTGCGTTATCAGTTCAAACTATTTCATCATCAATTTCCACACTTATAAGGTTAATATTAAAGGTGTTCCCTCTATAAGGACATATATTATTTTGCATTCATCTCATActatttattattttgcaaataaagtgtattttattatgcccctcttcaaagaagaaggggtatattttgctggatgtcggtcggtctgtctgttggtagaccagtctgtctgtcagtagaccagtttgtttccgatccgTACTTGTCAGtgaatttaccgattggcttgatacttcatatgtgcattggccttggacagtagatgacccctattgaaattggtgtcgctaggtcaaaggtcaatgtcactatcacactgtcggtcggtctgtatgtcggtagaccagtctgaatgtcggtagaccagtatATTTCCAATCTATCACTCGTCGACCAAtggactgattggcttgatacttcacatgtacaaTGGCCatggatagtagatgacccctattgaaattggggtcattatgtcaaaggtcaaggtcactatcacactaagtgtgaaaaccgtttccgatcaataactcgtcaacgaattgaccgatttgtttgatatttcacatgtggattggctttggacagtaataagatgactcctattgacagtggggtcacttagtcaaaggtcaaggtcactatcacactcagtgtgaaaattgtttccgatcaatagcttgtcaaccaattgaccgattggcttaatacttcacatgtgaattggccttggacagtagatgaccactattgaaattggggtcactaggtcaaaggtcaaggtcagtatcgcactaagtgtgaaaattgtttccgatcaataactcgtcaacgaattgaccgattggcttgatacttttcaactgcattggccttggaaagtagatgacccccattgaaatttgggtcactaggtcaaaggtcaaggtcactatcacactaagtgtcaaaatcgtttccaatcaataactcgtcaaccagttgacccctattgaaattgtggtcaaaggtcaaggtcactatcacactcaattcgaaaatagtttccgatcaatgaCTCTTCAACCCATCGTCTTGATACTTCACACGTGCATTTGCCTTGGatagatgacccgtattgatttggggtcactaggtcaaagttgaaggtcactatcacactaagtgtgaaaatcgtttctgatcaataactctttAACAacttgaccgattggcttgatacttcacatgtgcattgggctTGGAAAGTAGagtacccctattgaaattggggtcaataggtcaaaggtcaaagtcactgttatTCATTAagagtaaaattgtttccgatcaataactcgcaactgattcaccgattggcttgaaacttcccatgtgcattggccttggacattagatgacccctattggctTTGcaattgggtcactaggtcaaagggtaagCTCACTGTTatacactaagtgtgaaattgtttcctatcaataacttgtcaaatga contains:
- the LOC127852582 gene encoding uncharacterized protein LOC127852582, which translates into the protein MFNDNNVSLQNQVENMKCPKCGIEGDGKFCQECGTKLVVKAKVVLCPGKDDDGIPCNAEISSDQKFCKNCGHPVDKAWFWTGKCGKCGAACPERQNLCASCITAQISELYKPNYSSNNSR